The stretch of DNA ACTCGTTGGTGCCCATTTCGTTGGTTTCTGTTGTACGCCAAGCTAAATCTAAACGGCGCGGACGGCTTTCTACTGGCCCTACACCATCCTCCCAGTTATATCCGGAAACAAAGTTACCACCCGGATAGCGGACAAGCGGAACTTGAATTTCCTTAACCATTTCAATAACATCTTGGCGGAATCCATTTTCATCGGCTTGCGGATGTTCTGGATCATAAATGCCGCCATATACTGCACGGCCTAAATGTTCTATGAAAGAACCATAGATTCGATTATCAATTTCAGAGATTTTAAAGTCTTTTTCTAAAATCATTTTTGCTATATTTTTGCCCATGTTCCCTGTCCCTTCTTTCTATCAGATAGAGTTTGCAAAACCAACGGCTTCGTTTCTATAAAACTATGAGTAATTAACTAATCTTTTCCCATTTTGCTTTCCTGCAAATGGAAATCTCCTGTTTTAAAACTTGGCACCAATTCGGACTATACATCCGCTATGAGCATAAGTGGTTAATAGGATAGGAAGGATTACATCACTATCACACTCAGGTTAATATTAAACACTTTAATTTATAAGCAAGTAGGTCATCCGTACAAGAATCATAATTATTTGAGAAATTGCTATCTATCACACCTATAAATTATTGGTGTTGTACACAACCTCAGAACTTGTACGTATAACTTTATACCCTAATTTTACCACCACTCCATACTTTTTCAAGAGACTTGACTATATATTTAAAAAATTCTATACATACAAGTTGACCCTTTTTCCCAATGTAATCCTTCCACTTATGTACGTTCATGCTGTAATAGTTTTCAAGAAGAAACGCACAGCATAAAAAGGATACCACCAACGGCAGTATCCTTTGTTATTCGTAACTTTTACGTATATTTAGCAACTGTCCGCCTGAGGCGGACAGTGTCCACGAGCGGTGACAGGCACCGAGTTGCTCACCATTATTCATTTAAGAATGCCCAAGCATATTGCGCGTAGAGTTCTGCTCCTGTTGCGAGGGCGTCTTCGTCGATGTTGAATTTGCCGTGGTGGTGGGCCCATTCTGTGTCTTTTACCCGATTTCCGCTGCCGACTAGGGCAAAGCTGCCTGGTGCATGGTCGAGGTATTCACTGAAGTCTTCGCCGCCCATGGTTGGTTTTTCGTTATAGACCACATCATCCCCAAACGCATCTGCGGCAACTTTTTGAACTAGGTTTGCACTGTATTCATCGTTAATTACCGCTTTGGTTCCACGGATATATTCCACCTTTGCGGTTGCACCGTATATCGCAGCTACCTGGTCAGCGTAATGCTGGAGCTGCGTTTCAATATGGTCCCTCGTTTCAGGGTGGAAACAGCGGACGGTCCCTTCAATTACTGCATTTTCAGCTATTACATTGAATCTGGTACCAACGACCATCTTTCCAATCGTCAGAACGGCAGGATGTTGAGCATCAACAGTTCTTGATACAACAGTTTGTACATTCATGACGAAGGATGACGCTACGATCGCAGCATCAATACATGCATGCGGCATGGCTCCATGTCCGCCTCTGCCCTTGAACGTGACTCTAAATAAATCTGCTGAAGCAAAGGACGGTCCAGGGGTACACGAAACTTTGTGCGTTGGCATTTGAGACCAAATGTGGATACCAAAGACGTTATCCACTCCTTCCATTGCACCTTGTTTCACCAATGCTTTTGCTCCTTCTGCTACTTCTTCTGCCGGCTGGAATAATAGTCGCACATTACCCGGCAATTCTTCCTTTATATCATTAAGCGCTTTGGCGGCAATTAATAGCATGGCTGTATGGGCATCATGGCCGCAGGCATGCATTTTCCCTTCCTCTTTAGAGGCATATTCTAAATCCTTATTCAGTTCCTCCACCTGCAATGCATCCATGTCTCCACGTAAGGCAACCGTTTTACCCGGCTTGCCCCCTTGAATTTCCGCTATAACACCTGTGGGTTCGGTTTTTCGATAGGAGATACCTAATTGATCAAGGTATTTACATACAAATTCAGTAGTTTTGTATTCCTCCCAGGATACTTCTGGTTCGGAGTGAAGCGTTCTCCGTAACCGTGTGAGTTCTTCACTATATGTTTGAATGGCTTCTTTTATTTTTGCATGTATCATGCTTATTCCGCCTCCGTTAACTTTTTGGCTGCTTCATATAGTACCTGAACAGCATTTGCTATATGACTTGAGTCGGACCATTCTTCCGGACAATGGCTTAACCCACCTTTACTCGGAATAAACAGCATACCTACATTCGTAAAATCAGAAAAGACCATAGCATCGTGACCTG from Neobacillus sp. CF12 encodes:
- a CDS encoding amidohydrolase; translated protein: MIHAKIKEAIQTYSEELTRLRRTLHSEPEVSWEEYKTTEFVCKYLDQLGISYRKTEPTGVIAEIQGGKPGKTVALRGDMDALQVEELNKDLEYASKEEGKMHACGHDAHTAMLLIAAKALNDIKEELPGNVRLLFQPAEEVAEGAKALVKQGAMEGVDNVFGIHIWSQMPTHKVSCTPGPSFASADLFRVTFKGRGGHGAMPHACIDAAIVASSFVMNVQTVVSRTVDAQHPAVLTIGKMVVGTRFNVIAENAVIEGTVRCFHPETRDHIETQLQHYADQVAAIYGATAKVEYIRGTKAVINDEYSANLVQKVAADAFGDDVVYNEKPTMGGEDFSEYLDHAPGSFALVGSGNRVKDTEWAHHHGKFNIDEDALATGAELYAQYAWAFLNE